A section of the Triticum dicoccoides isolate Atlit2015 ecotype Zavitan chromosome 7A, WEW_v2.0, whole genome shotgun sequence genome encodes:
- the LOC119328149 gene encoding protein DMR6-LIKE OXYGENASE 1-like, producing MAIVGLSNAGDRLPPKRAVGDDDEAAAADYRLKGVRHLSDAGITRLPGKYVLPASDRPGRSVSAGTRVKLPVVDLGRLRVPSERAAVLKTLEAACREFGFFQVVNHGVDVDGAAARMLDVAARFFELPFQERARYMSADVRAPVRYGTSFNQANDAVLCWRDFLKLSCAPPLRDVVPSWPDSPADLREVAAEYASANRRVFVEVVEAALEAMGIGGGDGVMEELATAGSHMMTVNCYPACPQPELTLGMPPHSDYGFLTLVLQDDVEGLQVMHGGEWLTVDPVPGSFVVNIGDHFEIYSNGRYKSVLHRVGVNSTRPRISVASFHSVGAERVVGPAAEILDQGRGGEPRRYMDTDFATFLAYLASAEGKHKTFLQSRRLAFADVHF from the exons ATGGCGATAGTTGGCTTGTCAAATGCGGGCGACCGCCTGCCTCCCAAGAGAGCGGTCGGCGACGACGATGAAGCTGCCGCAGCCGACTACCGCCTCAAAGGCGTGAGGCACCTCTCCGACGCTGGCATTACCAGGCTTCCAGGCAAGTACGTCCTGCCGGCCTCGGATCGCCCCGGCCGGAGCGTCAGCGCGGGCACGAGGGTGAAGCTCCCCGTCGTGGACCTCGGGCGCCTCCGCGTGCCCTCAGAGCGAGCGGCCGTGTTGAAAACTCTCGAAGCCGCATGCCGGGAGTTCGGCTTCTTCCAGGTGGTGAACCACGGCGTGGACGTTGATGGGGCGGCCGCCAGGATGCTTGACGTGGCGGCGCGGTTCTTCGAGCTTCCCTTCCAGGAGCGCGCGCGGTACATGTCGGCTGATGTCCGCGCGCCCGTTCGGTACGGTACGAGCTTCAACCAGGCCAACGACGCCGTCCTCTGCTGGCGAGACTTCCTCAAGCTCTCCTGCGCGCCGCCGCTGCGCGACGTGGTGCCTTCGTGGCCCGACTCGCCGGCGGACCTCAGGGAGGTGGCGGCTGAGTACGCCTCGGCGAACCGGCGGGTGTTCGTTGAGGTCGTGGAGGCGGCGCTGGAGGCCATGGGTATCGGAGGAGGTGACGGCGTGATGGAGGAGCTGGCCACGGCTGGTTCGCACATGATGACGGTGAACTGCTACCCAGCGTGCCCGCAGCCAGAGCTGACGCTGGGGATGCCGCCGCACTCCGACTACGGCTTCCTGACGCTGGTACTCCAGGACGACGTGGAGGGCCTCCAGGTTATGCACGGCGGCGAATGGCTCACCGTCGACCCCGTCCCTGGTTCCTTCGTCGTCAACATCGGCGACCACTTCGAG ATATACAGCAACGGCCGGTATAAGAGCGTGCTGCACCGGGTGGGCGTGAACTCGACGCGCCCGCGCATCTCGGTGGCGTCGTTCCACAGCGTGGGGGCGGAGCGGGTGGTCGGGCCGGCGGCGGAGATCCTCGACCAGGGCCGCGGCGGGGAACCACGGCGGTATATGGACACCGACTTCGCCACCTTCCTGGCTTACCTCGCCTCTGCCGAGGGCAAGCACAAGACCTTCCTCCAGTCAAGGAGGCTCGCCTTCGCTGACGTCCACTTTTGA